One Vibrio quintilis DNA segment encodes these proteins:
- a CDS encoding SymE family type I addiction module toxin has protein sequence MRTTRYHSGWDLPEKTTSEEKPHGDTSTPDIHLKGKWLREAGFETGTPVTVNIAGDCIVLIPDSPQEQALREQLAQLKAALG, from the coding sequence TTGCGCACCACACGATACCACTCCGGTTGGGATCTTCCGGAAAAAACAACATCTGAAGAGAAACCCCACGGCGATACCAGCACCCCGGATATTCATCTCAAGGGCAAGTGGCTGCGCGAGGCCGGGTTTGAGACCGGCACGCCCGTTACCGTCAATATCGCCGGGGATTGTATTGTGCTCATCCCCGACAGTCCGCAGGAGCAGGCATTGCGCGAGCAACTGGCGCAATTAAAAGCGGCGCTGGGGTGA
- a CDS encoding DUF6531 domain-containing protein: MSKSNQQKKADIMSSAQAADQNFSTDKVLDCGCVKCGCELFIRYHYDDEQPIAGADVVLTDSNKTEVSGKTDDNGLLKVKDMGCGAYDLMLGEGKDTFRPKDVMDNNPVLQKNPKYAVLAGEYFALYATLNRAGYLEYDADDSSDSHIDIDRKLSGGFLPDKYEPAYKRYYELLDEINDGSMALRKAVNKIHSSLAGEMAGLAHDNTAILLFCEIALGFVPVVGQAMDLYDLGCWGWDTCTKDELDFWHWAGGVLVLIGFVPGLGDATKKTGKTIINALEKADSRVIQKAIKILRSLSNGNLVKFLKKFGSTLDEYAGKAKKLLQEIIAGLTDAVNKSNNWAMVLMKDAFVKLVEAMKKLESKIDEMTGKIKSKVDEFVEKVVTHKTGTPYKKKTLETPKSTNAGKENYRQKDLDDAEVKKTHEAQQAKDKKVCADDPVDKVKAKEKDPVVCKDDPVDVSTGQVFESRQDFVLAGFQPLIHSRYYHSTGRRETGLMGTLWRSSWDICLQVNDTDVTFIDEDYTTAEFLLPYQDLPTQSAEKPEYWLHRGDCGELILKHKDGLQYWFEHAVGSELRLTRIRDAYGNENAFLYERGTLKWVMLSDERLVQVETERRRITCLTLCDGLKNPLRELARYTYDAQGWLMSVRGEPGRNFDYQYSKEGYLTRWQDLAQTWAEHDYDARGRVTDNRCAEGYWSGQVRYDDEKRIHYHKSTFGGITEFHLNEQYRAVAIVDPAGHRAEQQWQDDRLTGETNALGETQAYQYDTWGNVTSVLQPDGAEHTYTYNEQGWLTAYMNPAGASWLYEHNPQGDLTRVTDPDGRSWQYTYTSRGLRESVTGPDGSSARYQYNEHGLISRIEPSVGYGMTFHYDALDRLIKRENDNKLVRRWCYEGKQLNPSQVIYEDGTTARFSYDIEGNLTSVTDTLGNTRWFEYGAFDKLRSVTDPTGATTRYHYNVEAEFAGVTNSKGDQWLYEFDALGRIASERHYDGRKESFSYDPAGRMVKRIKPDGHHYRYAYDPCGRLLEAQSFDHHDNPTGKSWYEYDEAARLKYAENGDAWVEMAYSPAGLLLSENLNGTPVTHEYDAAGRRTAMNGTQTARAYQWQQQQLMQLHMGEHDPLKFAYHASGQESSRTSEAGFGLFHDWSATGLLTRQSLGAGYAQAGRGTVLRQYQYDALDQLTGIEDKRRGHTEFTLNPNGQISAVRQRKSWETKASFVQLFGYDSELNLNQTGTGSEYSGNVVSMADERLKRQQRDYDKAGRVVETGRFKYVYDECGRVTLKTETKDGFRPQTTRFIWNDEDRLTHIELPDGRRYRYRYDPFGRRIAKECERTQQQTHYLWDGNTVVQQSKITADGTALQSTEYLYEPDTFRPLAQITTDHDTGRERLHYIVTDHAGTPQELCTPDGEIQWQGDQHLWGKYQQQRTQVNRSYLEEVANDAITCDLRYQGQIEDTESGLYYNLNRYYDADSGQYLSPDPIGMAGGLRPQGYVFNPLGVVDPLGLTECSVKDNEKVAISRNSARKLLKSRGLNKQIQHDTVNSFDGQIYASRGKAGDVFTITEHTPGSASQVYVTRGSAGATAAERRANLALPPNNSATYEGKVALTRDQVLLEGKVAPQLQWGQDKVGGGWQIVTAGGKYSGATELL; encoded by the coding sequence ATGAGCAAGAGTAATCAGCAGAAGAAAGCCGATATTATGTCGAGTGCCCAGGCGGCCGACCAGAATTTTTCCACCGACAAGGTGCTGGACTGTGGCTGCGTGAAATGCGGCTGTGAGCTGTTTATCCGCTATCACTATGACGATGAACAGCCGATTGCCGGGGCGGACGTGGTGCTGACCGACAGTAACAAAACCGAGGTTTCCGGTAAAACCGATGATAACGGTCTGCTGAAAGTCAAGGACATGGGCTGCGGCGCGTATGACCTGATGCTGGGTGAAGGTAAAGATACCTTCAGGCCCAAAGATGTGATGGACAACAACCCGGTATTGCAGAAGAACCCCAAATATGCGGTGCTGGCGGGGGAGTATTTTGCGTTGTATGCGACTCTCAACCGGGCCGGATATCTGGAATATGATGCGGATGACAGCTCGGACTCGCATATCGATATTGACCGCAAGCTCTCGGGCGGGTTTCTTCCGGATAAATATGAACCGGCTTACAAGCGCTATTATGAGTTGCTGGATGAGATTAACGACGGCTCGATGGCGCTGCGCAAGGCGGTGAACAAGATTCACAGCAGTCTGGCGGGGGAGATGGCGGGGCTTGCGCACGATAACACCGCAATCCTGCTGTTTTGTGAAATTGCGCTGGGGTTTGTGCCGGTGGTGGGTCAGGCGATGGATTTATATGACCTGGGCTGCTGGGGCTGGGATACCTGCACCAAAGACGAGCTGGATTTCTGGCACTGGGCCGGTGGGGTACTGGTGCTGATTGGTTTTGTGCCGGGTCTGGGAGATGCGACCAAAAAGACCGGCAAGACGATTATCAACGCGCTGGAGAAAGCGGATTCCCGGGTGATTCAGAAGGCGATAAAAATTCTGCGCAGCCTGTCGAACGGGAATCTGGTGAAGTTTCTGAAGAAGTTCGGCAGCACGCTGGATGAGTATGCCGGGAAAGCGAAGAAGCTGTTGCAGGAGATTATTGCCGGGCTGACGGATGCGGTGAACAAGAGCAACAACTGGGCGATGGTGCTGATGAAGGATGCCTTCGTCAAACTGGTTGAGGCGATGAAGAAGCTGGAGAGCAAAATCGATGAGATGACCGGCAAAATCAAGTCGAAGGTGGATGAGTTTGTGGAAAAGGTGGTGACGCATAAAACCGGCACCCCGTATAAGAAAAAGACGCTGGAGACGCCCAAGAGTACCAATGCGGGGAAAGAGAATTACCGTCAGAAAGATCTGGATGATGCCGAAGTGAAGAAAACGCATGAGGCGCAGCAAGCGAAAGATAAAAAAGTCTGTGCAGACGATCCGGTTGATAAGGTCAAAGCTAAAGAGAAAGATCCGGTTGTCTGTAAAGACGATCCGGTTGATGTGTCGACCGGGCAGGTGTTTGAATCCCGGCAGGACTTTGTACTGGCAGGCTTCCAGCCTTTGATTCACAGTCGTTATTACCATTCGACTGGCCGCCGGGAAACCGGGCTGATGGGGACGTTATGGCGCAGCAGCTGGGATATCTGTCTTCAGGTCAATGATACGGATGTGACTTTTATTGATGAAGATTACACCACGGCTGAGTTTCTTCTGCCGTATCAGGATTTGCCCACCCAGTCGGCAGAGAAACCGGAGTACTGGCTGCACCGGGGCGATTGCGGCGAGCTGATTTTAAAACACAAAGACGGGCTGCAATACTGGTTTGAGCATGCGGTTGGCAGTGAGCTGCGCCTGACCCGTATCCGTGATGCTTATGGCAATGAAAATGCATTTCTGTATGAGCGCGGCACCCTCAAATGGGTGATGCTCAGTGATGAGCGGCTGGTTCAGGTCGAGACGGAGCGCCGGCGCATCACCTGCCTGACATTATGTGACGGGCTGAAAAATCCGCTGCGCGAGCTGGCCCGCTACACCTATGATGCGCAGGGCTGGCTGATGTCAGTGCGTGGTGAGCCGGGACGTAACTTTGACTATCAGTACAGCAAAGAAGGCTACCTGACCCGCTGGCAGGATTTGGCGCAAACCTGGGCCGAACATGATTATGATGCCAGGGGCCGGGTCACGGATAACCGTTGTGCCGAAGGCTACTGGAGTGGTCAGGTGCGTTATGACGATGAAAAACGGATTCACTATCATAAAAGTACCTTTGGCGGGATCACTGAATTCCATCTGAATGAACAGTACCGGGCGGTGGCGATTGTTGATCCGGCGGGTCACCGGGCAGAGCAGCAGTGGCAGGATGATCGTCTGACCGGTGAAACCAATGCGCTGGGTGAGACGCAGGCTTATCAGTATGACACATGGGGCAATGTGACCTCGGTATTACAGCCGGACGGCGCAGAGCACACTTACACATACAATGAGCAGGGCTGGCTGACAGCCTATATGAATCCGGCGGGTGCCAGCTGGTTGTATGAACATAATCCGCAGGGTGATTTAACCCGAGTGACTGACCCGGACGGGCGGTCATGGCAGTACACGTATACAAGCCGGGGACTGCGTGAGTCGGTGACCGGTCCGGATGGCAGTTCGGCGCGTTACCAGTATAACGAACACGGCCTGATTTCACGGATTGAGCCTTCAGTGGGCTATGGGATGACCTTCCATTACGATGCACTGGACCGGCTGATTAAACGGGAAAATGATAACAAGCTGGTGCGGCGCTGGTGTTATGAAGGGAAGCAACTGAATCCGTCTCAGGTGATTTACGAAGACGGGACTACCGCCCGGTTCAGTTACGATATTGAAGGTAACCTGACCAGCGTCACGGATACGCTGGGCAATACCCGCTGGTTTGAGTACGGGGCGTTTGATAAACTGCGCTCGGTGACTGACCCGACCGGTGCGACAACCCGCTATCACTATAATGTGGAAGCAGAATTTGCCGGGGTGACCAACAGTAAAGGTGACCAGTGGCTGTATGAATTCGATGCGCTGGGCCGGATTGCCAGCGAGCGCCATTATGACGGGCGCAAAGAGAGCTTCAGTTACGACCCGGCCGGGCGGATGGTCAAACGCATCAAACCGGATGGTCATCACTACCGCTATGCCTATGACCCGTGCGGGCGCTTACTGGAAGCGCAGAGCTTTGACCACCACGACAATCCGACCGGAAAAAGCTGGTATGAATATGATGAAGCGGCCCGGCTGAAATATGCGGAAAACGGCGATGCCTGGGTAGAGATGGCTTACAGTCCGGCGGGACTGCTGCTGAGTGAGAATCTCAACGGTACGCCGGTTACCCATGAATACGATGCGGCGGGAAGACGCACCGCGATGAACGGCACTCAGACTGCCCGCGCGTATCAGTGGCAGCAGCAACAGCTGATGCAGCTGCATATGGGCGAACATGACCCGCTGAAATTTGCTTATCATGCCAGCGGTCAGGAATCATCGCGCACCAGTGAGGCCGGTTTTGGTCTGTTCCATGACTGGAGCGCCACCGGGCTGTTAACCCGCCAGAGCCTCGGCGCCGGTTATGCACAGGCCGGGCGCGGCACTGTGCTGCGGCAATATCAGTATGATGCCCTCGACCAGCTGACCGGGATAGAAGACAAACGCCGCGGTCACACCGAATTTACCCTCAATCCGAACGGGCAAATCAGCGCGGTGCGCCAGCGCAAATCCTGGGAAACCAAAGCCAGCTTTGTGCAGCTGTTCGGCTATGACAGTGAGCTGAACCTCAATCAAACCGGCACCGGCAGTGAATACTCGGGTAATGTGGTGTCGATGGCCGATGAGCGGCTGAAACGCCAGCAGCGTGACTACGATAAAGCCGGACGGGTGGTGGAAACCGGGCGGTTTAAATACGTCTATGACGAATGCGGCCGGGTGACATTAAAAACCGAAACTAAAGACGGCTTCCGCCCGCAGACCACGCGGTTTATCTGGAACGATGAAGACCGGCTGACACATATCGAACTGCCGGATGGCAGACGTTACCGCTACCGCTATGACCCGTTCGGGCGCAGAATCGCCAAAGAATGCGAGAGAACTCAGCAGCAAACCCATTATCTGTGGGACGGCAACACGGTGGTGCAGCAGAGTAAAATCACCGCTGACGGCACCGCACTGCAAAGCACCGAATATCTGTATGAGCCGGACACTTTCAGGCCACTGGCTCAAATCACCACCGACCATGACACCGGGCGCGAGCGGCTGCATTATATTGTCACTGACCATGCCGGAACGCCGCAGGAATTATGCACACCAGACGGAGAAATTCAGTGGCAGGGCGACCAGCATCTGTGGGGCAAATATCAGCAGCAGCGCACGCAGGTCAACCGCAGTTACTTAGAAGAAGTCGCCAACGATGCCATCACCTGCGACCTGCGTTATCAGGGTCAGATTGAAGATACAGAATCGGGGCTTTACTATAATCTTAACCGTTACTATGATGCGGATAGCGGGCAGTATTTAAGTCCGGACCCCATAGGGATGGCGGGGGGCTTGAGGCCGCAGGGGTATGTATTTAATCCGCTTGGGGTTGTCGATCCGTTGGGGTTGACTGAGTGCTCAGTAAAAGATAACGAAAAGGTTGCAATATCGAGAAACTCAGCGAGAAAACTATTAAAAAGTCGTGGGTTAAATAAACAAATTCAGCACGATACAGTTAACAGTTTTGATGGACAAATATATGCGTCACGAGGAAAAGCTGGAGATGTATTTACTATAACAGAGCATACGCCAGGTAGTGCGTCGCAAGTTTATGTTACTCGGGGTTCAGCAGGGGCAACAGCAGCAGAACGACGTGCTAATTTAGCATTGCCGCCAAATAATTCAGCAACTTATGAAGGAAAGGTCGCCCTTACAAGAGATCAAGTACTTCTGGAAGGAAAAGTCGCACCTCAACTACAATGGGGACAAGATAAAGTTGGAGGTGGTTGGCAGATCGTTACTGCCGGTGGTAAATATTCAGGAGCAACAGAGCTACTATGA
- a CDS encoding SymE family type I addiction module toxin, whose amino-acid sequence MQRERLKRRQFRFSIRCGSSGKTTSEEKPHGDTSTPDIHLKGKWLREAGFETGTPVTVNIAGDCIVLLPDSPQEQALREQLAQLKAALG is encoded by the coding sequence GTGCAGCGGGAACGCCTCAAACGGCGTCAGTTCCGGTTCAGTATCCGCTGTGGATCTTCCGGAAAAACAACATCTGAAGAGAAACCCCACGGCGATACCAGCACCCCGGATATTCATCTCAAGGGCAAGTGGCTGCGCGAGGCCGGGTTTGAGACCGGCACACCCGTTACCGTCAATATCGCCGGGGATTGTATTGTGCTGCTCCCGGACAGCCCGCAGGAGCAGGCATTGCGCGAACAACTGGCACAGTTAAAAGCGGCGCTGGGGTGA
- a CDS encoding RHS repeat-associated core domain-containing protein has product MPGLGDATKKTGKTIINALEKADSRVIQKAIKILRSLSNGNLVKFLKKFGSTLDEYAGKAKKLLQEIIAGLTDAVNKSNNWAMVLMKDAFVKLVEAMKKLESKIDEMTGKIKSKVDEFVEKVVTHKTGTPYKKKTLETPKSTNAGKENYHKQDADQAAVERQHKAQQAKEENPATHECIEGGEGPTAHKCEGGEPIDLLTGKMYEQRTDFTVAGLLPLAHQRYYHSGGQRFTGLTGTQWRSGWDRSLTVTGQEVTFTDMDDNQTVFDLPWQDLPTRSAQMPQWELHRGDCGELILKHKDGLQYWFEHAVGSELRLTRIRDAYGNENAFLYERGTLKWVMLSDERLVQVETERRRITRMTLCNAQKEPLRELVSFRYDPQGRLTTVRGEPGCNFDYQYDKAGQLIRWNDLAKTWVEHDFDDRGRVVATRCADDLWVDQLRYDDDNHIHYYKSAFGGVTAYHLDARNLPSVIVDDEGHQTTQQWQGDLLVSETNAAGETTAYTHDDWGNVTSVTLPDGTVHTYTYNDTGWLTGYMNPAGASWLYEHNRQGDVTKITDPDGRSWQYTYTRSGLRESAMGPDGSTTRYQYNARGQLTRIEPATGYGMTFHYDALDRLIKRESDNKQVRRWCYDGKHSQPSQVIYEDGTTARFSYDIEGNLTEVTDALGHTRKFEYGAFDRLRAVTDALGATTRYHYNPEGEFAGVTNSKGDQWLYEFDALGRIASERHYDGRKESFSYDPAGRMVQRVKPDGHRFDYQYDVCGRLLEAQSFDHHDDPTGKSWYEYDEAARLKYAENGDAWVEMAYSPAGLLLSENLNGTPVTHEYDAAGRRTAMNGTQTARAYQWQQQQLMQLHMGEHDPLKFAYHASGQESSRTSEAGFGLFHDWSATGLLTRQSLGAGYAQAGRGTVLRQYQYDALDQLTGIEDKRRGHTEFTLNPNGQISAVRQRKSWETKASFVQLFGYDSELNLNETGTGSEYSGNVVSMADERLKRQQRDYDKAGRVVETGRFKYVYDECGRVTLKTETKDGFRPQTTRFIWNDEDRLTHIELPDGRRYRYRYDPFGRRIAKECERTQQQTHYLWDGNTVVQQSKITADGTALSSTEYLYEPDTFRPLAQITTDHDSGRERLHYIVTDHAGTPQELCTPDGEIQWQGDQHLWGKYQQQRTQVNRGYLEEVANDAITCDLRYQGQIEDTESGLYYNLNRYYDADSGQYLSPDPIGFSGGIRPQGYVGNPVGFVDPLGLVGESHDGYHNRKSLRTDVYNAQRPGDYHAVKHIQAKTPEEAQSLSLGKGARKGDPEASYLPEYAKQVAGFEKQAAYDAIRNGNVFEHGGTRFMFYKNPTGPVGYNGGQLTDWVRIEMTKTGVPVIHSFPASLAQVRKYIPSVR; this is encoded by the coding sequence GTGCCGGGTCTGGGAGATGCGACCAAAAAGACCGGCAAGACGATTATCAACGCGCTGGAGAAAGCGGATTCCCGGGTGATTCAGAAGGCGATAAAAATTCTGCGCAGCCTGTCGAACGGGAATCTGGTGAAGTTTCTGAAGAAGTTCGGCAGCACGCTGGATGAGTATGCCGGGAAAGCGAAGAAGCTGTTGCAGGAGATTATTGCCGGGCTGACGGATGCGGTGAACAAGAGCAACAACTGGGCGATGGTGCTGATGAAGGATGCGTTCGTCAAACTGGTTGAGGCGATGAAGAAGCTGGAGAGCAAAATCGATGAGATGACCGGTAAAATCAAGTCGAAGGTGGATGAGTTTGTCGAAAAGGTGGTGACGCATAAAACCGGCACCCCGTATAAGAAAAAGACGCTGGAGACGCCCAAGAGTACCAATGCGGGGAAAGAGAATTATCACAAGCAGGACGCCGACCAGGCTGCGGTTGAGCGCCAGCATAAAGCGCAGCAGGCAAAAGAAGAAAACCCAGCAACACACGAGTGTATTGAAGGTGGTGAGGGGCCAACAGCACATAAATGTGAAGGTGGTGAGCCGATTGACCTGCTGACCGGGAAAATGTATGAGCAGCGCACCGACTTTACCGTGGCCGGGCTGCTGCCGCTGGCGCATCAGCGCTATTACCACTCCGGCGGCCAGCGTTTCACCGGCCTGACCGGCACCCAGTGGCGCAGTGGCTGGGACCGGAGCCTGACTGTGACCGGTCAGGAAGTCACCTTCACGGATATGGATGACAATCAGACGGTGTTTGACCTGCCGTGGCAGGATTTACCGACCCGCTCGGCGCAGATGCCACAGTGGGAGTTGCACCGGGGCGATTGCGGCGAGCTGATTTTAAAACACAAAGACGGGCTGCAATACTGGTTTGAGCATGCGGTTGGCAGTGAGCTGCGCCTGACCCGTATCCGTGATGCTTATGGCAATGAGAATGCGTTTCTGTATGAGCGCGGCACCCTCAAATGGGTGATGCTCAGTGATGAGCGGCTGGTTCAGGTTGAGACGGAGCGCCGGCGCATCACGCGGATGACACTGTGCAATGCGCAGAAAGAGCCGCTGCGCGAGCTGGTCAGTTTCCGCTACGACCCGCAGGGCCGCCTGACCACGGTGCGTGGTGAGCCGGGGTGTAACTTTGACTATCAGTATGACAAAGCCGGACAACTGATTCGCTGGAATGATTTGGCGAAAACCTGGGTTGAGCATGATTTTGATGACCGGGGCCGGGTGGTGGCAACGCGCTGCGCGGATGATTTGTGGGTCGACCAGCTGCGTTATGACGATGACAATCATATCCACTACTATAAAAGCGCCTTTGGCGGGGTGACGGCTTATCACCTTGATGCGCGTAACCTGCCGTCGGTGATTGTTGATGATGAAGGCCATCAGACCACCCAGCAGTGGCAGGGGGATTTGCTGGTCAGTGAAACCAACGCAGCCGGGGAAACCACCGCGTATACCCATGATGACTGGGGCAATGTCACTTCGGTCACCTTACCGGATGGCACCGTACACACGTATACCTATAACGACACCGGCTGGCTGACAGGATATATGAATCCGGCCGGTGCCAGCTGGTTGTATGAGCACAACCGCCAGGGCGATGTGACAAAAATCACCGACCCGGACGGGCGGTCATGGCAGTACACCTATACCCGCAGCGGGCTGCGTGAGTCGGCCATGGGGCCGGATGGCAGCACCACGCGCTATCAGTACAACGCACGCGGCCAGCTGACACGGATTGAGCCGGCCACCGGCTACGGGATGACGTTCCATTATGATGCGCTGGACCGGCTGATTAAACGGGAAAGTGACAACAAACAGGTGCGTCGCTGGTGTTACGACGGTAAACACAGTCAGCCATCGCAGGTGATTTACGAAGACGGGACCACCGCCCGGTTCAGTTACGATATTGAAGGCAACCTGACGGAAGTGACTGATGCGCTGGGCCATACCCGGAAGTTTGAATATGGCGCCTTTGACCGGCTGAGAGCGGTCACCGATGCGCTGGGTGCAACGACCCGTTATCACTACAACCCGGAAGGGGAATTTGCCGGGGTGACCAACAGTAAAGGTGACCAGTGGCTGTATGAATTCGATGCGCTGGGCCGGATTGCCAGCGAGCGCCATTATGACGGGCGCAAAGAGAGCTTCAGTTACGACCCGGCAGGCAGAATGGTGCAGCGCGTCAAACCAGACGGTCACCGCTTCGATTATCAGTACGATGTGTGCGGGCGCTTACTGGAAGCGCAAAGCTTTGACCACCATGATGATCCGACCGGAAAAAGCTGGTATGAATATGATGAAGCGGCCCGGCTGAAATATGCTGAGAACGGCGATGCCTGGGTAGAGATGGCTTACAGCCCGGCAGGACTGCTGCTGAGTGAAAACCTCAACGGCACGCCGGTTACCCATGAATACGATGCGGCGGGAAGACGCACCGCGATGAACGGCACACAAACCGCGCGCGCGTATCAGTGGCAGCAGCAACAGCTGATGCAGCTGCATATGGGTGAGCACGACCCGCTGAAATTTGCTTATCATGCCAGCGGTCAGGAATCTTCGCGTACCAGTGAGGCCGGTTTTGGCCTGTTCCATGACTGGAGCGCCACCGGGCTGTTAACCCGCCAGAGCCTCGGCGCCGGTTACGCTCAGGCCGGGCGCGGCACTGTGCTGCGGCAATATCAGTATGATGCCCTCGACCAGCTGACCGGAATAGAAGACAAACGCCGCGGTCACACTGAGTTTACCCTCAATCCGAACGGGCAAATCAGCGCGGTGCGCCAGCGCAAATCCTGGGAAACCAAAGCCAGTTTTGTGCAGCTGTTCGGTTATGACAGTGAGCTGAACCTCAATGAAACCGGCACCGGCAGTGAATACTCGGGTAATGTGGTGTCGATGGCCGATGAGCGGCTGAAACGCCAGCAGCGTGACTACGATAAAGCCGGACGGGTGGTGGAAACCGGACGGTTTAAATACGTCTATGACGAATGCGGCCGGGTGACATTAAAAACCGAAACTAAAGACGGCTTCCGCCCGCAGACCACGCGGTTTATCTGGAATGATGAAGACCGGTTAACACATATCGAACTGCCGGACGGCAGACGTTACCGCTACCGCTATGACCCGTTCGGGCGCAGAATCGCCAAAGAGTGCGAGAGAACTCAGCAGCAAACCCATTATCTGTGGGACGGCAACACCGTGGTGCAGCAGAGTAAAATCACCGCCGATGGCACGGCGCTCAGCAGCACCGAATATCTGTATGAACCGGATACGTTCAGGCCATTAGCGCAAATTACCACCGACCATGACTCCGGACGCGAGCGCTTGCATTATATTGTCACTGACCATGCCGGAACGCCGCAGGAGCTGTGCACACCAGACGGAGAAATCCAGTGGCAGGGCGACCAGCATCTGTGGGGCAAATACCAGCAGCAGCGCACCCAGGTCAACCGTGGTTATCTGGAAGAAGTCGCCAACGATGCCATCACCTGTGACCTGCGTTATCAGGGCCAGATTGAAGATACAGAATCGGGGCTTTACTATAATCTTAACCGTTACTATGATGCCGATAGCGGGCAGTATTTAAGTCCGGATCCTATTGGATTTTCGGGAGGGATTAGGCCGCAGGGGTATGTGGGGAATCCTGTTGGATTTGTTGATCCGCTGGGATTGGTGGGTGAAAGTCATGATGGTTATCATAATCGTAAGAGTTTAAGGACTGACGTATATAATGCTCAGAGACCTGGTGATTATCACGCAGTAAAACACATCCAAGCTAAAACACCTGAAGAGGCCCAATCCCTCAGTTTAGGCAAAGGGGCTAGAAAAGGAGATCCTGAAGCATCATATTTACCCGAATATGCTAAACAGGTAGCTGGATTTGAAAAGCAGGCTGCTTATGATGCAATTAGAAATGGGAATGTATTTGAGCATGGTGGAACCCGTTTTATGTTCTATAAAAATCCTACTGGACCAGTAGGATATAATGGTGGACAATTAACTGATTGGGTTAGAATAGAAATGACGAAGACAGGTGTACCCGTAATCCATAGTTTTCCTGCATCTCTAGCCCAAGTGAGAAAATATATACCTAGTGTGAGGTGA
- a CDS encoding DUF3990 domain-containing protein, which produces MGNPVGFVDPLGLVLESHDHGDDVTTFYHAGDIQGPIDPSKGRNNLDFNPAGKGGFYVTKDPEQAADWARKRKHPTITQFDIPNSELDKLNMKVFDSADSEWADFVTKGRNKGLTHSYDAVSGPMVANPGPVRAGKSPISIGSQTAIFSKKAAALFDKYKINGS; this is translated from the coding sequence GTGGGGAATCCGGTTGGGTTTGTGGATCCGTTGGGGTTAGTACTAGAAAGTCATGATCATGGTGATGATGTTACTACGTTTTACCATGCTGGCGATATTCAAGGTCCTATAGACCCATCCAAAGGCCGGAATAATTTAGACTTTAATCCTGCTGGTAAGGGTGGCTTTTACGTTACGAAAGATCCTGAGCAGGCCGCTGATTGGGCTAGAAAGAGAAAGCACCCAACAATAACTCAATTTGATATTCCGAACTCGGAACTTGATAAGCTAAATATGAAAGTATTTGACTCGGCTGATAGTGAGTGGGCTGATTTTGTTACAAAAGGCAGAAATAAAGGTTTAACACATTCCTATGATGCAGTTAGTGGCCCGATGGTTGCGAATCCCGGACCAGTAAGAGCAGGAAAATCTCCTATAAGTATAGGAAGTCAAACGGCTATTTTCTCGAAAAAGGCGGCAGCTTTGTTTGATAAATATAAAATTAATGGAAGCTAA